The following coding sequences are from one Desulfofundulus luciae window:
- a CDS encoding DVU0298 family protein, whose product MRGRPPLKDYIQIPRCPFCGMNIERPQEVVATANSPGVPVGSCTCGAVYAFDVSGRNLGSAFIEALVFACNMDWDMAWGLLPDKDYREEIVKNYDPQNHLIIPGGFFEGRKIAGALYFIRLNRDMLEVTRRSVTKLLDRPAISHVSGEKADFNEGKKVSKKELEAWVKEYRVESVLRAARQDHKILWLLRRLLCAGDPLIRMRAADLMGKAAKIIVLANPGIVSELLKALINSLADTGASSWATLDAVGEIMGNSIDTFSGYLPALLPLLHEDHLQADVLRALHRIAAANPELLRKFSSLFISFLGDSNPEVRGYAVLILGALGETGARTELESLRGDNSEIALYESGRLIKKSVGRLAEEALRDMNQL is encoded by the coding sequence ATGAGGGGAAGACCTCCTTTAAAGGACTATATTCAAATACCCAGGTGTCCTTTCTGCGGCATGAACATTGAACGGCCTCAAGAGGTGGTGGCCACAGCAAACTCGCCCGGAGTGCCCGTGGGTTCCTGTACGTGCGGCGCGGTATATGCCTTTGACGTTTCGGGTCGGAACCTGGGTTCCGCCTTCATAGAGGCACTGGTGTTTGCGTGCAACATGGACTGGGATATGGCCTGGGGGCTGCTTCCGGATAAAGACTACCGGGAAGAGATCGTCAAAAATTACGACCCGCAAAATCACCTGATCATTCCGGGAGGTTTTTTTGAAGGCAGGAAAATTGCCGGAGCCCTTTATTTCATCAGGCTGAACAGGGATATGCTCGAGGTTACCCGCCGGAGTGTCACGAAGTTGCTGGACAGGCCCGCTATATCTCATGTGTCAGGGGAAAAGGCAGATTTTAATGAAGGGAAAAAAGTTTCCAAAAAAGAACTGGAGGCCTGGGTAAAGGAGTACCGGGTGGAAAGCGTGCTCCGGGCCGCCCGTCAGGACCACAAGATTCTCTGGCTGTTAAGGCGGTTGCTCTGTGCCGGTGACCCGCTCATCCGGATGCGGGCGGCGGATCTGATGGGCAAGGCGGCAAAAATAATTGTCCTGGCAAACCCCGGTATAGTATCCGAGCTTTTGAAAGCGCTGATAAATTCCCTGGCCGATACCGGTGCGTCGAGCTGGGCAACGCTCGATGCCGTGGGGGAAATTATGGGCAACTCTATAGATACATTTTCCGGTTACCTTCCCGCCTTACTGCCGCTTTTGCATGAGGACCATCTGCAGGCGGATGTCCTGAGGGCCCTGCACAGGATTGCCGCCGCAAACCCGGAACTGCTCAGGAAGTTTTCGTCCCTTTTTATCTCCTTCCTTGGCGACTCCAACCCGGAAGTGCGGGGTTATGCAGTCCTGATCCTCGGTGCCCTGGGGGAAACCGGCGCAAGGACGGAACTGGAATCATTGCGGGGGGACAACTCGGAAATAGCCCTGTACGAGAGCGGCCGGTTAATTAAAAAATCTGTTGGCAGGCTTGCGGAAGAAGCTTTAAGGGATATGAACCAGCTATAA
- a CDS encoding respiratory nitrate reductase subunit gamma: protein MTYFIAQILPYITVTVFVLGVVYRLWRWAASRIVHNITLSPFPQTKTEVAGIYLREILLFRNVFNFDRPLWVGAWPMHIALLNVIGGHVVGFYFLGKQFVYLGASEALSKYLSNLLGTVFGIILLAGLLYLLYRRIAIDKVRQVSNPSDYLMLLLLISIVSIGNFMRLVPEYGMHYEPVKEYFTTLILFQPAAIPEGNPFFIAHLLLAQILIMILPFSKLMHLFGMFGMRWIENRVYKEPAPGLPNVDVAAGRARGTGLSSAGSTDVA from the coding sequence GTGACCTACTTTATTGCCCAAATACTGCCCTATATAACGGTTACCGTTTTTGTTCTCGGGGTTGTTTACCGCCTCTGGCGCTGGGCGGCATCGCGGATCGTGCACAACATTACCCTTTCGCCCTTTCCCCAGACCAAAACAGAGGTTGCAGGCATTTACCTGCGGGAAATCCTGCTTTTTCGTAACGTCTTCAACTTCGACCGCCCGCTGTGGGTAGGCGCCTGGCCCATGCATATAGCTTTGCTCAACGTGATTGGCGGTCACGTGGTGGGCTTTTACTTCCTGGGCAAGCAGTTTGTTTACCTGGGGGCCTCTGAAGCCCTGAGCAAGTATTTATCCAACCTGCTGGGAACGGTTTTTGGAATAATCCTGCTGGCCGGGCTGCTGTACCTCTTGTACAGGCGGATTGCCATTGACAAGGTCAGGCAGGTGTCCAACCCGAGCGACTATCTCATGCTGCTTTTGCTCATTTCCATTGTATCCATAGGCAACTTCATGCGCCTGGTTCCGGAATACGGCATGCACTACGAACCGGTGAAGGAGTATTTTACCACTCTTATCCTGTTCCAGCCGGCAGCGATTCCCGAAGGTAATCCTTTCTTCATCGCCCACTTGTTGCTGGCCCAGATCCTGATTATGATCCTCCCCTTCAGCAAGCTGATGCACCTGTTTGGCATGTTCGGCATGCGCTGGATTGAAAACCGGGTCTATAAGGAGCCGGCACCCGGGTTGCCCAACGTAGACGTGGCCGCTGGCCGGGCCAGGGGAACCGGCCTTTCGTCCGCCGGCAGCACAGACGTGGCTTAG
- the dsrK gene encoding sulfate reduction electron transfer complex DsrMKJOP subunit DsrK: MPEYKGLKMPAKATAEEMRQIHIEPVPDDQKVEKAIQYLDEMRKKFRSFVLAMESCVKCGLCAENCHTYLGTRDPNNIPTNRAELIRKIYRRYFTLEGRWFGKLVGAEDLNLDIIEQWYSYFYQCNECRRCAHVCPFGIDTCEVTMIGRQILHWLGIVPKLHASVGAAMERTGNHTGLTKPAIVDTLEFLSEEIKDEFGVDVEFPVDKEGADIMYVPSSADFLLNPYTLMGAGMFFTYIGANWTIPSTITEAGNFGLLFDQQHTMRHNFTRLLHAAQKLGVKKIVWGECGHGWRAWKMYLPGMADLPIRWPITHIHDEVAYYIRTNQLKLDPYKIGRPVTLHDPCNYVRACGLAETMRTVIRACVADFREMYPNKENNFCCGGGSAILFDDPEMYQLRIKFSAKKAEQVRATGVGRDGNGILCAPCSICKAQLYPMVEEHELGVEVKGLIDLVGMALVWK; encoded by the coding sequence TTGCCAGAGTACAAGGGTTTGAAAATGCCGGCAAAAGCCACAGCCGAGGAGATGCGCCAGATACACATCGAGCCGGTGCCCGATGATCAAAAGGTTGAAAAGGCCATCCAGTACCTGGACGAGATGCGCAAGAAGTTCCGTTCTTTCGTGCTGGCCATGGAGTCGTGCGTGAAATGCGGCCTGTGTGCCGAGAACTGCCATACCTATCTGGGGACCAGGGATCCAAACAATATTCCCACCAACCGGGCGGAGCTGATCCGGAAAATATACCGGCGTTACTTTACCCTGGAAGGGCGCTGGTTCGGTAAACTGGTGGGGGCGGAGGACCTGAACCTGGACATCATCGAACAATGGTATTCTTACTTTTACCAGTGCAACGAGTGCCGGCGTTGTGCCCATGTCTGTCCCTTTGGCATCGATACCTGCGAGGTGACCATGATTGGACGCCAGATCCTCCACTGGCTCGGCATTGTGCCCAAGCTTCACGCCAGTGTGGGGGCGGCCATGGAAAGGACGGGCAACCATACCGGCCTGACCAAGCCGGCCATTGTGGATACCCTGGAGTTTCTTTCCGAGGAAATTAAAGATGAGTTCGGCGTCGATGTGGAGTTCCCCGTGGATAAAGAGGGGGCAGACATCATGTACGTGCCTTCCTCCGCCGACTTCTTGCTCAACCCGTATACGTTGATGGGTGCGGGGATGTTCTTCACGTATATCGGCGCCAACTGGACCATACCCAGCACCATCACCGAGGCGGGTAATTTCGGCCTGCTTTTCGACCAGCAGCACACCATGCGGCACAACTTCACACGCCTTTTGCATGCAGCCCAGAAACTTGGCGTCAAGAAGATCGTCTGGGGCGAGTGCGGTCACGGCTGGCGGGCATGGAAGATGTACCTCCCGGGTATGGCCGATTTGCCCATCCGCTGGCCCATTACCCATATTCACGACGAAGTGGCCTACTACATTCGCACCAACCAGTTGAAGCTGGATCCCTACAAAATCGGCCGGCCGGTAACCCTTCACGACCCCTGCAACTACGTGCGGGCCTGCGGTCTGGCTGAAACAATGCGTACGGTGATCCGGGCATGTGTGGCCGATTTCCGGGAAATGTATCCGAACAAAGAAAACAACTTCTGCTGTGGCGGCGGTTCGGCCATACTCTTCGATGACCCGGAAATGTACCAGCTGCGCATAAAATTCTCCGCGAAAAAGGCCGAACAGGTCCGGGCCACCGGGGTGGGCAGGGACGGGAACGGCATCCTGTGTGCTCCCTGTTCCATCTGCAAGGCCCAGCTATATCCAATGGTAGAAGAGCACGAGCTGGGGGTTGAGGTTAAAGGTTTAATCGACCTCGTGGGTATGGCGCTGGTCTGGAAGTAA
- a CDS encoding TusE/DsrC/DsvC family sulfur relay protein, producing the protein MPSINVNGVEIEQDEDGFIVDPGLWNEDVAKALAAQEGISELTDEHWKVVNYLRNYYLQFQIAPMIRKLCKETGFSLKKIYELFPSGPAKGACKVAGLPKPTGCV; encoded by the coding sequence ATGCCATCCATCAATGTAAATGGCGTGGAAATCGAGCAGGACGAGGACGGATTCATTGTCGACCCGGGTCTTTGGAACGAGGACGTAGCCAAGGCGCTCGCTGCTCAAGAAGGTATCTCCGAGTTGACCGATGAGCACTGGAAGGTAGTCAACTACCTGCGCAACTACTACCTGCAGTTCCAGATCGCCCCCATGATCCGCAAGCTCTGCAAAGAGACCGGTTTCAGCCTTAAGAAGATCTACGAGCTGTTCCCATCCGGTCCGGCTAAAGGTGCCTGTAAAGTGGCCGGGTTGCCGAAACCAACCGGTTGCGTATAA
- a CDS encoding cobyrinate a,c-diamide synthase, whose amino-acid sequence MRQQNIPRLVIGAPRGRSGKTTVTIGLLAALVYALKLVVQPFKKGPDFIDPSWLSRVTGRACRNLDGFLMSRETIRSSFVRHSRDADVAVVEGAMGLFDGVDLEGNGSTAAIARAIAAPVILVVDTTRMTRSVAPLVQGFMHFEPQVAIAGVILNQVARPRHEQILRGALEKYCGVPVLGVIPKGKKLIIPDRHLGLIPAGERDELQQALVEIARVARECLDLEGILAVARQAPPLEVNSGETGVVREVSRTGGPLIGVFRDRAFSFYYPENLEALEEAGARLIFIDSLQDPALPEVDALYIGGGFPEVFAGQLETNEGLRKDVCRAVEAGLPVYAECGGLMYLGRRLTWQGRTYQMCGALPFDVVMDDKPCGHGYEVVEVSGENPFFPTGSLIRGHEFHHSRLVNIDPGLRYAFRVVRGCGIDGEKDGLTYKGVLAAYNHIHALAVPQWAEALVSRARQWRRTTSAT is encoded by the coding sequence ATGCGGCAACAAAATATACCTCGCCTGGTGATTGGCGCACCCCGGGGTCGCTCTGGAAAAACCACGGTAACCATTGGCCTGCTGGCTGCCCTGGTCTATGCCTTAAAGCTGGTGGTGCAGCCCTTTAAAAAGGGACCGGACTTTATTGACCCCAGCTGGCTTAGTCGCGTAACCGGCCGGGCGTGCCGTAACCTGGATGGTTTTCTCATGTCCCGTGAAACAATCCGGTCTTCCTTTGTTCGCCATAGCCGTGATGCCGACGTGGCCGTGGTGGAAGGGGCCATGGGACTTTTTGACGGCGTGGACCTGGAGGGGAACGGCAGCACCGCGGCTATAGCCAGGGCTATAGCCGCGCCGGTGATTCTGGTGGTGGACACCACCAGGATGACCCGCAGTGTGGCACCCCTGGTACAGGGATTTATGCATTTCGAGCCCCAGGTAGCAATAGCCGGGGTAATCTTGAATCAAGTGGCCCGCCCACGCCACGAACAGATACTGCGCGGGGCCCTGGAAAAATACTGTGGAGTTCCGGTTCTGGGCGTAATCCCCAAGGGTAAAAAGTTAATCATTCCCGACCGCCACCTGGGATTGATTCCCGCCGGGGAGCGGGACGAACTGCAGCAGGCCCTGGTGGAAATTGCCCGGGTGGCCCGGGAATGTTTGGACCTGGAGGGTATTTTAGCCGTTGCCCGCCAGGCCCCACCGCTGGAAGTTAATTCTGGTGAAACGGGAGTTGTCAGGGAAGTATCGCGCACCGGTGGTCCATTGATCGGCGTGTTTCGCGACCGGGCCTTCTCTTTCTATTACCCGGAAAACCTGGAGGCCCTGGAGGAGGCGGGGGCAAGGCTCATTTTTATCGACTCCCTGCAGGATCCGGCGTTGCCGGAAGTGGACGCCCTGTACATTGGGGGCGGATTTCCCGAGGTATTTGCCGGGCAGCTGGAGACAAATGAGGGTTTACGGAAAGACGTGTGCCGGGCCGTTGAAGCCGGCCTGCCGGTGTATGCGGAGTGTGGCGGGTTGATGTATCTGGGCCGCCGGCTGACCTGGCAGGGCCGCACCTACCAGATGTGCGGCGCTCTGCCCTTTGATGTCGTGATGGATGATAAGCCCTGCGGCCACGGGTATGAAGTGGTGGAAGTTAGCGGGGAAAATCCCTTTTTCCCCACCGGCAGCCTCATCCGGGGGCATGAATTTCACCACTCCCGCCTGGTGAACATAGATCCGGGGTTGCGCTATGCCTTCCGGGTGGTGCGGGGTTGCGGCATAGACGGGGAAAAAGACGGTCTTACCTATAAAGGTGTTCTGGCGGCCTACAACCACATCCATGCCCTGGCCGTCCCCCAGTGGGCGGAAGCGCTGGTGAGCCGGGCGCGGCAGTGGCGCAGGACAACCAGTGCGACTTAA
- the sleB gene encoding spore cortex-lytic enzyme — MTLALVSFRRSALLLLVLVVLATGLVMAAGQSPAQERALYLGLSGDDVIRVQQRLLDWGFYDGPVDGFYGSETQQAVVDFQLNNGLVPDGVVGPDTWAALGFPPAPAAAPPPEPTAVSRGVTNRDAVYLLARVIEGEAADEPFEGKVAVGAVILNRTRSAAFPHSLAGVIFQPHAFESVSNGQYNRPVSEESLRAAMLAMSGWDPTGGSLYFWNPAKPVNPWIWTRNIVTQIGRHVFAR; from the coding sequence ATGACGCTGGCGCTCGTTTCCTTCCGCCGTTCCGCTTTATTATTGCTGGTCCTGGTTGTTCTGGCCACGGGGCTGGTAATGGCCGCCGGGCAATCGCCGGCCCAGGAGCGCGCCCTTTACTTGGGGCTGAGTGGGGATGATGTGATCAGGGTGCAGCAGCGCCTGCTGGACTGGGGGTTCTATGACGGGCCGGTGGACGGCTTCTACGGCAGCGAAACCCAGCAGGCGGTGGTGGATTTTCAGTTGAACAACGGTCTCGTTCCCGACGGCGTGGTCGGTCCGGATACCTGGGCCGCCCTGGGCTTTCCCCCGGCGCCCGCGGCAGCACCACCCCCGGAACCAACGGCAGTCTCCCGGGGGGTGACCAACCGGGATGCGGTTTACCTGCTGGCCAGGGTTATTGAAGGGGAGGCGGCCGACGAGCCCTTTGAGGGTAAAGTGGCCGTGGGAGCGGTGATTTTGAACCGCACCAGGAGTGCGGCCTTTCCCCACAGCCTGGCGGGAGTCATCTTTCAGCCCCATGCCTTTGAATCGGTGAGCAACGGCCAGTACAACCGCCCGGTGAGCGAGGAGTCCCTGCGGGCAGCCATGCTGGCCATGAGCGGATGGGACCCGACGGGGGGAAGTCTTTACTTCTGGAATCCGGCCAAACCGGTGAACCCGTGGATCTGGACCCGGAACATCGTCACCCAGATCGGCCGGCACGTTTTTGCCCGCTAA
- the ypeB gene encoding germination protein YpeB, whose product MNKRFMLLPLVAGVLLVGALGYWGYQQFTVRQRLETALNNKYYRALYDLTENVQNMEVLLSKSLVAGTPEAQSTLFMELWQRATAAQADLNQLPVADALTGRTAKFLTQVGDYAHSLLQQAARGEIGSDRQWETLNRLYRQSADLNLALHDLEGRIADGRLYLNELVREGGRTLGREGPRLANSNFQAIEKYMENFPTLIYDGPFSDHLEKRTARGLTGKNIDRDEARRRALELVEGKGNYTVERVGEARGKIPSYLVELRPQNGNGGGNITVAITRQGGHLNWMTNGRQIGRPTWSIEKARQKAREYLASLGFNNMVPVYHEQQNGVAVFNFAAIQDRVVLYPDQIKVTVALDNGQILGVEASGYLMNHTRRELPRPRISPQEARRKLNSRLKEVKGGRLALIPVGPDKEKLTYEFQARLDRDLFLVYIDAMDGSEAQVLRVVRNPEGILTL is encoded by the coding sequence ATGAATAAGAGGTTTATGCTGTTGCCTTTAGTGGCCGGGGTATTGCTGGTGGGTGCCCTGGGGTACTGGGGCTACCAGCAGTTCACCGTGCGCCAGCGCCTGGAAACGGCTTTAAATAACAAGTACTACCGGGCCCTCTATGACCTGACGGAAAACGTCCAGAACATGGAAGTGCTGCTTTCCAAGAGTTTGGTGGCCGGTACGCCGGAAGCACAAAGCACCCTTTTTATGGAGCTCTGGCAGCGGGCCACGGCGGCCCAGGCTGATTTAAACCAGTTGCCGGTAGCCGACGCCCTCACCGGACGTACGGCCAAGTTCCTCACCCAGGTGGGTGACTACGCCCATTCCCTGCTCCAGCAGGCGGCCAGGGGGGAGATTGGGTCCGACCGGCAATGGGAAACCCTGAACCGCCTTTACCGGCAGTCCGCCGATTTAAACCTGGCCCTGCACGACCTGGAAGGCCGCATTGCCGATGGGCGGCTTTACCTGAACGAACTGGTGCGGGAAGGCGGCCGCACCCTGGGCCGGGAGGGCCCGCGCCTGGCCAACTCTAACTTCCAGGCCATTGAGAAGTATATGGAGAATTTCCCCACCCTGATCTATGATGGCCCTTTCTCCGATCACCTGGAAAAACGAACGGCCCGGGGCCTCACCGGAAAGAACATTGACAGGGACGAGGCCCGCAGGCGGGCGCTGGAACTGGTAGAAGGCAAGGGCAACTACACGGTGGAGCGGGTGGGAGAAGCCCGGGGCAAAATCCCCTCTTACCTGGTGGAACTGCGCCCTCAAAACGGCAATGGGGGAGGCAACATCACCGTGGCCATTACCCGGCAGGGCGGCCACCTGAACTGGATGACCAACGGACGCCAGATTGGCCGCCCCACCTGGAGCATTGAAAAGGCCAGGCAAAAGGCCCGGGAATACCTGGCTTCCCTGGGCTTCAACAACATGGTGCCGGTGTATCATGAACAGCAGAACGGCGTTGCCGTGTTCAACTTTGCCGCCATCCAGGACCGGGTGGTCCTCTACCCGGATCAAATTAAGGTGACTGTGGCCCTGGACAACGGCCAGATTCTGGGTGTGGAGGCTTCGGGCTATTTGATGAACCACACCCGCCGCGAACTGCCCCGCCCCCGGATCAGCCCGCAAGAAGCCCGGAGAAAGCTCAACTCCCGGCTGAAGGAAGTTAAAGGAGGCAGGCTGGCCCTCATCCCCGTCGGCCCGGATAAGGAAAAGCTGACCTATGAGTTTCAGGCCCGGCTGGACAGGGATCTCTTCCTGGTCTACATCGATGCCATGGATGGCAGCGAAGCCCAGGTACTGCGGGTAGTGCGCAACCCGGAGGGCATTTTGACGCTGTAA
- a CDS encoding Lrp/AsnC family transcriptional regulator translates to MNTLELLELLEDNARLTPEEIAVMLQADAGEVRRAIQELEQNKTILKYMTLVNWEKAGEEKVSAMIEVRITPQRDVGFDAVARRICRFPEVRSVRLMSGAYDLAVFIEGRTMREVSHFVATRLATIEGVISTTTHFVLKTYKQDGVIVEDSEEDRRLIVSP, encoded by the coding sequence GTGAATACACTGGAATTGCTCGAGCTTCTGGAAGATAATGCCAGGCTTACACCGGAAGAAATAGCCGTCATGCTGCAGGCGGATGCAGGGGAAGTGCGCCGGGCCATCCAGGAGCTGGAACAAAATAAAACCATCTTAAAGTACATGACCCTGGTGAACTGGGAAAAAGCAGGCGAGGAAAAGGTTTCCGCCATGATTGAGGTGCGCATTACGCCCCAGCGGGATGTGGGCTTTGACGCGGTGGCCCGGCGCATTTGCCGGTTCCCGGAGGTGCGCAGCGTGCGCCTGATGTCCGGTGCCTACGACCTGGCCGTGTTTATCGAGGGGCGCACCATGCGGGAGGTAAGCCACTTCGTGGCCACCAGGCTGGCTACCATTGAAGGAGTGATCAGCACCACCACCCACTTCGTCCTCAAAACCTACAAACAGGATGGGGTTATTGTGGAAGATAGCGAGGAAGACCGCCGCCTGATCGTGTCTCCCTAG
- a CDS encoding aminotransferase class I/II-fold pyridoxal phosphate-dependent enzyme codes for MNKTWCERINPVVRDMPPSGIRRFFDMVAETKGVISLGVGEPDFVTPWHIREACIYSLEKGYTMYTSNSGLLELRYAIARDLAETYGVTYDPKSEILVTVGVSQALDLALRALVCPGDEVLIPEPSYVSYAPTVTLAGGKVVSLPTGMEQGFCLRAHQVEAAITPRTKILLLCYPNNPTGAVLDRKTLLEIAEVVVAHDLIVISDEIYDKLTYVGQHTCVASLPGMKERTVLLNGFSKSYAMTGWRVGYACGHGDFIAAMTKIHQYTMLCAPITAQMAALEALKNGRAGMERMVREYNRRRHLVLHAFRDMGLPCFEPKGAFYAFPEIRVTGLTSEEFAEILLQEEKVAVVPGNAFGSSGEGFVRCSYAASLEDLGEALRRMAQLVRRRGVRPRVISTPSRHLPARDAGVSAAGGASSRIFHPGRN; via the coding sequence ATGAACAAAACCTGGTGCGAGCGGATTAATCCCGTGGTACGGGATATGCCGCCCTCGGGCATTCGCCGCTTTTTCGATATGGTGGCCGAAACCAAAGGGGTAATTTCCCTGGGCGTGGGTGAACCGGACTTTGTCACGCCCTGGCACATCCGGGAGGCCTGCATTTACTCCCTGGAGAAGGGGTACACCATGTACACCTCCAACAGCGGCCTCCTGGAACTGCGCTATGCCATCGCCCGGGACTTGGCCGAAACTTACGGCGTAACCTATGATCCCAAAAGCGAGATTCTGGTGACGGTGGGGGTAAGCCAGGCCCTGGACCTGGCCTTAAGGGCACTGGTTTGCCCGGGTGACGAGGTGCTCATTCCGGAGCCTTCCTATGTGTCCTATGCCCCTACGGTGACTTTAGCCGGGGGAAAGGTGGTTTCCCTGCCCACCGGCATGGAACAGGGCTTTTGCCTGCGCGCCCACCAGGTGGAGGCGGCCATCACGCCGCGCACCAAGATCCTGCTGTTATGCTATCCCAACAATCCCACCGGGGCGGTGCTGGACCGGAAAACCCTCCTGGAAATTGCGGAAGTGGTCGTAGCCCACGACCTGATTGTTATTTCCGACGAGATTTATGACAAGCTGACCTACGTGGGCCAGCACACCTGCGTGGCCAGCCTGCCGGGGATGAAGGAGCGTACCGTTCTTTTAAACGGATTTTCCAAGTCCTACGCCATGACGGGCTGGCGGGTGGGTTATGCTTGCGGCCACGGGGATTTCATTGCCGCCATGACCAAAATCCACCAGTATACCATGCTTTGTGCGCCCATTACCGCCCAGATGGCCGCCCTGGAAGCGCTGAAAAACGGCCGGGCGGGGATGGAACGCATGGTACGGGAATATAACCGGCGTCGCCACCTGGTGCTGCATGCTTTCCGGGATATGGGGCTGCCCTGTTTTGAACCAAAAGGGGCTTTTTATGCCTTTCCGGAGATCAGGGTTACCGGCCTGACCTCGGAGGAATTTGCCGAGATCCTGCTGCAGGAGGAAAAGGTGGCCGTGGTTCCGGGTAACGCTTTCGGATCCAGCGGCGAAGGTTTCGTACGCTGTTCCTACGCCGCCTCGCTGGAGGATCTGGGTGAGGCCCTGCGGCGTATGGCTCAGTTGGTGCGCCGGCGGGGTGTCAGGCCGCGGGTGATTTCCACTCCCTCACGGCATCTCCCGGCGCGGGACGCGGGCGTGAGTGCAGCGGGCGGTGCTTCTTCCCGAATTTTTCACCCGGGCAGGAATTAA
- a CDS encoding sodium:solute symporter family protein gives MKLLLLGLFVGVLLYSGYSSMRRNRTLGDFFLGGRAMGPWLSAFAYGTTYFSAVIFIGYAGKVGWGFGTAALWIVLGNTLVGSLLAWLVLARRTRIMTARLGAMTMPEFLEARYQSRAMKIYGALVIFLFLVPYSASVYMGLSYLFNQVFGVPYLYAALLMCLLTALYLVMGGYRAVALTDVIQGIIMLAGVGVLLYYVLGAPQVGGLLQGLHRLAEVDPGLVSLAGPQGRWLPLATLVILTSLGTWGMPQMVQKFYAIKDEKAIRPAMVVSTLFALVITFGAYFTGSLTHLFFDKLPVDPATGKPTPDMLMPILIHNTLPELGATLILLLVLSASMSTLASLVLVSSSAISIDLVQSLWPHWAKKYGVFIMRVLCCLFIALSLIIALVKPAIILSLMAMSWGTVAGAFLAPYLYGLFWRGTTPAGAWAGTLTGLVCSVILSLYYRLDPGVIPLVGSLAMLIPLVVVPVVSLVTPPLPAQAVEKAFGPVREGQTLLKCKEVESA, from the coding sequence ATGAAACTGCTGCTGTTGGGTCTTTTTGTGGGCGTGTTGCTTTACAGCGGCTACAGCAGTATGAGGCGCAACCGGACCTTGGGCGACTTCTTTTTAGGCGGGCGGGCCATGGGTCCCTGGCTATCGGCCTTTGCTTACGGCACCACCTATTTCTCGGCGGTAATTTTTATTGGCTACGCCGGCAAGGTAGGCTGGGGATTCGGTACGGCCGCCCTCTGGATTGTTCTGGGCAACACTCTGGTGGGAAGCCTGCTGGCCTGGCTGGTCCTGGCCCGGCGGACCCGGATTATGACCGCCCGGCTGGGGGCCATGACCATGCCGGAGTTTTTGGAAGCCCGTTATCAAAGCCGGGCCATGAAAATATATGGGGCTCTGGTGATTTTCCTGTTCCTGGTGCCATACTCCGCGTCAGTGTACATGGGTTTAAGCTATCTATTCAATCAGGTATTTGGCGTCCCGTACTTATATGCAGCATTGTTGATGTGCCTTCTGACGGCCCTGTATCTGGTTATGGGCGGATACCGCGCAGTAGCCCTAACCGATGTGATTCAGGGTATAATCATGCTGGCCGGAGTGGGCGTATTGCTTTACTATGTTCTGGGGGCCCCCCAGGTGGGAGGGTTGCTTCAGGGGCTCCACCGGCTGGCAGAAGTTGACCCCGGCCTGGTAAGCCTGGCCGGACCCCAGGGTCGCTGGCTGCCCCTGGCTACCCTGGTGATCCTGACCAGTCTCGGCACTTGGGGCATGCCCCAAATGGTGCAGAAGTTTTACGCCATCAAAGATGAAAAGGCCATCCGCCCGGCCATGGTGGTGTCCACCCTCTTTGCACTGGTGATTACCTTTGGAGCCTATTTCACCGGATCCCTCACGCACCTGTTCTTTGACAAATTGCCCGTGGACCCGGCCACCGGCAAGCCCACTCCCGACATGCTCATGCCGATCCTGATTCACAACACCCTCCCCGAACTGGGAGCCACGCTCATCCTCCTTCTGGTGCTCTCGGCGTCCATGTCCACCCTGGCGTCCCTGGTGCTGGTCAGCAGTTCGGCCATTTCCATAGACCTTGTACAAAGCTTGTGGCCCCACTGGGCTAAGAAATACGGCGTTTTCATCATGCGCGTGTTATGCTGCCTTTTTATTGCCCTTTCCCTGATCATCGCCTTGGTCAAGCCGGCAATTATCTTAAGCCTGATGGCCATGTCCTGGGGCACGGTGGCCGGAGCATTCCTGGCGCCCTACCTCTACGGCCTGTTCTGGCGGGGTACCACGCCTGCGGGGGCCTGGGCCGGCACTTTAACCGGACTGGTTTGTTCCGTAATCCTGTCCCTTTATTACCGGCTTGATCCGGGGGTTATTCCGCTGGTAGGATCGCTGGCCATGCTCATTCCCCTGGTGGTGGTACCCGTGGTGAGCCTGGTTACGCCTCCCCTTCCGGCACAGGCGGTGGAAAAGGCCTTTGGTCCGGTCAGGGAGGGACAGACATTACTGAAATGTAAGGAAGTGGAGAGTGCATGA